GAGGTAAGAAAACCATAATAAAACTCTCCTAACCTTTCTATGATATCTGTAATTGGATGTTTATCATCCatataaaacaaagtaaattctctctttataagaaaaaaaaaaggtaaaataaagagATTTTCCTTCAGAATATTTCCAGATCTGATTTCCAAAATGAAACGTAATTCCAACTTAAGTTTTCCTGTAGAGTTGGTTCCACATCTCAGTATGATCTCCACTATTTTTTGAATGCGCTCTAAGGTACCTTGCAACTTCAGCCTCATGACGATCATAAAGTTCATAGATATCAAGGGGTAGCTGTTCTTTGCCCTTTTCTTGAAGGACATTATTCATTTCATCGATGGCTTCATAGATGAGATCTTTCAGTTCACGGGTATAGGGGTTTAGGTCTAAGGGCACATTTTTGGATGGTTTCCTCTTAAAAAGACCATCAGTGTGCTGACCAAGACAGTAGAGACGATCATTGTTCTCTTCAAGTTTTAAGTACTCTATTACTTTACGCATTTCTTCCACTGGGTTCTGCTTGAGGTGCTCGTAATGTATTATGTGAATATCCTTTGGTTCGCTATTTGTCAGCCAGTCCATATAGAAATCTTTCCACAGCTGAATTTTCAATGAAACAAATTCTGCCCAAcctattaaaaagaagaaaaaaaaaaaattgtacatttCAGTTTTTTGAGAATACCATTCTCATACCAGATTAATGAAGGTAGATCAATTTTTCTCaatttatataaactatataaaggCAGCCAAAAATTGGTCAATCATGAAAAAACTTTTTACCTCAatccaaataaaaaacaaatactgaCGAACTAATAGAAATTAGAAAAAAGCTTTATACCTTTGCCAACAAAGTGTGCCTTGGGAGCATAACCTGTATGGCCACCGACATCCAAGTGCCGGTGGGAGATGAGAGCTTTGAACGGATTGCGGATTATCAACACACCCTGATGACTCAACTCCTCCATGTGATTCTGgtttatctgaatagagaaaattATTTAATTGGAGATGATCTGATTAAGGGATGCTGGAGTCACTgctgataaatatgaaaatacttGTAAGTTTGTTTTTCTACTTCATATTCCTTTGCAAATTCCTGTGAAACTGCCTGTATATTCATATAGCAGTATTGAAAACCACATGAATGACTACATGCAGATTTTATTTGCTGTTTATAGTGGAAATATGTgagaaccatttttttttaacttttagttTTTCTGTGTTATtctatttatacttttttatattttggaaaactcaagtaattaaaataatcatgaaaattttCATAATAACATTATTCAATATAGTAATAAAGTGCTACATTATTTAATATATAGCCTTAATCTCCTTGTGATAAACTGTACTATTATCAAGACCAAAACCTTCCAGATCACTCACGTTcaaagcaatacaaaaatatatcaaatatatatcaaacacatcaGGATATGATTAAAATTGTATCTGTTGACTTGTCTTATCATTCTTCAGATAAAACAAGCATAATTTCTTACCCTTTGTTCATGTGGTAGTTTCATAGCATCTCCTGTTGTGTATCCATGGCTTTTCTGCAGAATTGTCATGCCAGAGTTGTACATGACACCTTCACCATACATCCCTAGAATAAATACTTGCAATGTTAATACTGTATAACATTCCTCAACATTTTTACTTTTGAAGTGCCTGTGATGATTATCTTGCATCTCTGTTCCGTTATTCTTGGTGTCATAGTTTAAAAAGTTTTAttacaaatgaataaaacaatttCATATTCCTCTTGATATTAagtatctaataaaaaaaaaatgctctttgAGATTACAAGGACTATAgtaatataaagaaacaaatatacaaatatagagaaAACTATAGTTAGTTTACCTTTTCTTATCAGTGAGCTGTCATCATAAAGGGATCCAGTAAAGATGCCTGTTGCTCCCTCAATCAAGTACCTGTTAAAGGGTACAAAATTaagattatataattttcttctgaACATGTCAAATCTTATAGTTATATTTTGAgagaatattaaaaagaaaagtcatatttataaatgtatctttGAATCTAGACATCTTTGAATCTAGACATTACCAATTATGTTACCTCCCCCTTATACTATGAAATCATATGATAAGAAATGCAATGTAATACTATGAAATCATATGATAAGAAATGCAATGTAATACTATGAAATCATATGATAAGAAATGCAATGTAATACTATGAAATCATATGATAAGAAATGCAatgtaaaagctttttttttgggaaaatcaGGTGTTTTATTATTAACTACTGCTTATTTCTACAATGTAAGAATGAATTTCAATTTTGTATTACAGCCTAAATCTTTCTTCAAATGCATTTCATATTTTATAACATACATGGATAATCAAGTAATGTACAGCATCTAGTATAATGCAACAgacaatatttataatgtttgtgtatgttttattgAAGATTTCAAACAATTTTTAATATATCTCAGGAACAGTGCATATCAAccaaatcattatttttgtacaaGTAATATCCACATTCAGCCATTTACAAACCTAATCCAAGTATTGCCTGAAGATGGGAAAGAGGCAAGAGCTCTGGTAGGTAAGGAATCTGGTGGTCTGAAGGAGTTGCTGTAGTTGGCACAGGCCCTGTGGCTTGCCCATGGGTAGTGGGTCCTGCAGGTTAATTTTGTGTTAGTAAGTGCTTATTATGAAAAGATTTTTGGTATTAAACGGGGAGACATGGAAAGGGATGTGAAAATTTGTTTAATCTACATATAATTTCcccactaaaaatatatattccaattACAAACTGATGATGAAGGTATAAGCATACCTTCATTGCAAAATTTCAGTACACTTAACAAATTatactggttaaaaaaaaaaaacacaacaaaaagatAATCCTTACAAGTTATGGAAAATTTTATACTGTGGGAGCCAAGCTGCTGGCATTGTCTTCTTCAGCGAAATAGGAAATCGGACAGTCTTCTGAGGGGTGGAGATAAGCTCTTCGCCTCCATCGGGTCGTGTCACCACCTGGTTCTTCGCTCGTAACTGTTCGATGTATGCCTTCTCTTGCATAGCTCGTAACTGAGGGTGGAAGGTGtggttacctctctctctctctttttttttttttttttttttttaagaaaaatatcAAGAAGTTCACCAAAAGGATAGAGTGAAAGGAGAATCAAAGACAGCGAGTGAGCATGAGAGGCCCAAGAATATACACCAAGTTTACCTTCGTAACTCGTTGTTccatatccttcttctccttcggtGACATGCGTTCTATCAGCTTCTTTTGTCCTGCCGTTAGTTTGTAGCCATGTTGCAGGGCTGTCAGGGCGGTCTCCTGTGCTTTCATGACATGATCTGCTGCCTTCTCCTTGGTACGGGGCACGTCCATGGCATCCTTTGAATGCAAAGATGGGGTTAatgatgaggagaaaggaggaagacaagggaataggtgaaaggaggaacaagagggggtgggagaaaggaggaagacaagggagtaggtgaaaggaggaataagagggggtgggagaaaagaggaataagagggggtgggagaaaagaggaataagagggggtgggagaaaagaggaataagagggggtaggagaaatgaggaataagagggggtaggagaaaggaggaataagagggggtaggagaaaggaggaataagagggggtaggagaaaggaggaataagaggggggtaggagaaaggaggaataagaggggtaggagaaaggaggaataagagggggtaggagaaaggaggaataagaggggggtaggagaaaggaggaataagagggggtaggagaaaggaggaataagagggggtaggagaaaggaggaataggagggggtaggagaaaggaggaataagagggagaaggagaaaggaggaataagagggagaaggagaaaggaggaataagaggaagaaggagaagggggaataagagggagaaggaggaggaggaataaggtgaGAGACAaaggggtaggagaaaggaggaataaaaaggataaggaggaggagaaggggggataagcaggagaaggaggaggaggaataggagggaggaggagaaggcaataagagggaggaggagaaggcaataagagggaggaggagaaggcaataagagggaggaggagaaggcaataagagggaggaggagaaggcaataagagggaggaggagaaggcaataagagggaggaggagaaggcaataagagggaggaggagaaggcaataagagggggtaggagaaaggaggaataagagggggtTGGTGAAAGTGGAATaagatggggaaagaaggagaaggggggaataagagggagaaagagaaggtgaaaaaggtgggaataagagggagaaggagaaggtgaagaaagggggaataagagggaggagaaggagaaggcaataagagggaggagaaggagaaggcaataagagggaggagaaggagaaggggggaataagagggaggagaaggagaaggggggaataagagggagaaggagaaggggggaataagagggagaaggagaaggggggaataagagggagaaggagaaggggggaataagaggaaggagaaggagaaggggggaataagagggagaaggagaaggggggaataagagggagaaggagaaggggggaataagagggagaaggagaaggggggataagagggggaaggagaaggggggataagagggagaaggagaagggggggataagagggagaaggagaaggggggataagagggagaaggagaagggggggataagagggggaaggagaagggaggaataagagggagaaggagaaggggggataagagggggaaggagaagggaggaataagagggagaaggagaaggggggataagagggggaaggagaaggggggataagagggagaaggagaagggggggataagagggagaaggagaaggggggataagagggagaaggagaagggggggataagagggggaaggagaagggaggaataagagggagaaggagaaggggggataagagggggaaggagaaggggggataagagggagaaggagaaggggggataagagggagaaggagaagggggggataagagggagaaggagaaggggggataagagggagaaggagaagggggggataagagggagaaggagaagggggggataagagggagaaggagaagggggggataagagggagaaggagaagggggggataagagggagaaggagaagggggggataagagggggaaggagaaggaacgacaaggaagaatatacacacaaaaaaaaaaaaaaaaaagggagaaggagaaggaacgacAAGGAAGAAGATACAAAAAATCACAATATTGAGAGTGCCACGCCCGTATTCAACTCACCTGCGCAAACCGTGCCACGGGGTCCTGAGCGCCGGTGCCACCCACGGCAGGCGCTTTCTGGTGGCGCTCCCCGCCCGCCCGCACCTCTTGCACGTGGCCTATGCCGGTGTCCTGCGGGAGGGACGCGAGGGTGAAATTTACGGTCCTTTGGTGGGGGTTGTGTTCGTTTGTCTGGGCGGTTTATTTAATGcaaatacatgtattcacattGGTTTATATCGAGGTgtacatcagtgtgtgtgtgtgtgtgtgtgtgtgtgtgtgtgtgtgtgtgtgtgtgtgtgtgtgtgtgtgtgtgtgtatatgtgtgtgtgtatatgtgtgtgtatatatgtgtgtgtatatatgtgtgtgtatatatgtgtgtgtatatatgtgtgtatatatgtgtgtgtatatatgtgtgtatgtgtgtgtgtgtatgtgtgtgtgtgtgtgtatgtgtgtgtgtatatgtgtgtgtgtatatgtgtgtgtgtatatgtgtgtgtgtgtatatgtgtgtgtgtgtgtatatgtgtgtgtgtgtatatgtgtgtgtgtatatgtgtgtgtgtatatgtgtgtgtgtatatgtgtgtgtgtatatgtgtgtgagtatatgtgtgtgtgtatatgtgtgtgtgtgtatatgtgtgtgtgtatatatgtgtgtgtgtgtatatatgtgtgtgt
The genomic region above belongs to Penaeus chinensis breed Huanghai No. 1 chromosome 20, ASM1920278v2, whole genome shotgun sequence and contains:
- the LOC125035809 gene encoding uncharacterized protein LOC125035809 isoform X1 codes for the protein MTAVPVVEGMMRLCCLGRRPGGRRALVGLITGAALSLLALALTPHPAPFSPRSPPHVLRRIHQEEDDYTAPKPLAAGPSAGGGTFRGELPPEDTPRGVPAETPAAAAPGAAPRAFNLPVLEHPEAGGDAQDTGIGHVQEVRAGGERHQKAPAVGGTGAQDPVARFAQDAMDVPRTKEKAADHVMKAQETALTALQHGYKLTAGQKKLIERMSPKEKKDMEQRVTKLRAMQEKAYIEQLRAKNQVVTRPDGGEELISTPQKTVRFPISLKKTMPAAWLPQYKIFHNLTHYPWASHRACANYSNSFRPPDSLPTRALASFPSSGNTWIRYLIEGATGIFTGSLYDDSSLIRKGMYGEGVMYNSGMTILQKSHGYTTGDAMKLPHEQRINQNHMEELSHQGVLIIRNPFKALISHRHLDVGGHTGYAPKAHFVGKGWAEFVSLKIQLWKDFYMDWLTNSEPKDIHIIHYEHLKQNPVEEMRKVIEYLKLEENNDRLYCLGQHTDGLFKRKPSKNVPLDLNPYTRELKDLIYEAIDEMNNVLQEKGKEQLPLDIYELYDRHEAEVARYLRAHSKNSGDHTEMWNQLYRKT
- the LOC125035809 gene encoding uncharacterized protein LOC125035809 isoform X3, producing MMRLCCLGRRPGGRRALVGLITGAALSLLALALTPHPAPFSPRSPPHVLRRIHQEEDDYTAPKPLAAGPSAGGGTFRGELPPEDTPRGVPAETPAAAAPGAAPRAFNLPVLEHPEAGGDAQDTGIGHVQEVRAGGERHQKAPAVGGTGAQDPVARFAQDAMDVPRTKEKAADHVMKAQETALTALQHGYKLTAGQKKLIERMSPKEKKDMEQRVTKLRAMQEKAYIEQLRAKNQVVTRPDGGEELISTPQKTVRFPISLKKTMPAAWLPQYKIFHNLTHYPWASHRACANYSNSFRPPDSLPTRALASFPSSGNTWIRYLIEGATGIFTGSLYDDSSLIRKGMYGEGVMYNSGMTILQKSHGYTTGDAMKLPHEQRINQNHMEELSHQGVLIIRNPFKALISHRHLDVGGHTGYAPKAHFVGKGWAEFVSLKIQLWKDFYMDWLTNSEPKDIHIIHYEHLKQNPVEEMRKVIEYLKLEENNDRLYCLGQHTDGLFKRKPSKNVPLDLNPYTRELKDLIYEAIDEMNNVLQEKGKEQLPLDIYELYDRHEAEVARYLRAHSKNSGDHTEMWNQLYRKT
- the LOC125035809 gene encoding uncharacterized protein LOC125035809 isoform X2 encodes the protein MTRQKAFKGMMRLCCLGRRPGGRRALVGLITGAALSLLALALTPHPAPFSPRSPPHVLRRIHQEEDDYTAPKPLAAGPSAGGGTFRGELPPEDTPRGVPAETPAAAAPGAAPRAFNLPVLEHPEAGGDAQDTGIGHVQEVRAGGERHQKAPAVGGTGAQDPVARFAQDAMDVPRTKEKAADHVMKAQETALTALQHGYKLTAGQKKLIERMSPKEKKDMEQRVTKLRAMQEKAYIEQLRAKNQVVTRPDGGEELISTPQKTVRFPISLKKTMPAAWLPQYKIFHNLTHYPWASHRACANYSNSFRPPDSLPTRALASFPSSGNTWIRYLIEGATGIFTGSLYDDSSLIRKGMYGEGVMYNSGMTILQKSHGYTTGDAMKLPHEQRINQNHMEELSHQGVLIIRNPFKALISHRHLDVGGHTGYAPKAHFVGKGWAEFVSLKIQLWKDFYMDWLTNSEPKDIHIIHYEHLKQNPVEEMRKVIEYLKLEENNDRLYCLGQHTDGLFKRKPSKNVPLDLNPYTRELKDLIYEAIDEMNNVLQEKGKEQLPLDIYELYDRHEAEVARYLRAHSKNSGDHTEMWNQLYRKT